The genomic DNA CGAGCCTTGATGATGGTCCACTGGATGACGTCGAGCGCCCTCTGCAGTACGGTCAGATTAGCGTCCCGCTGGCTGGCTCTGAAGCCATTATGGTGAGTCTTGGCGGCGATACTGATTCCGCCGTAGCTCTGGTGGTTGATGACCGTCGTTATCGTCCTGTCGGTCTGGTCGCGGGCGATAGCGGTCTTTATCACTACGAGGGGCACCGCATCCGCTTAACCAAAGACGGCCGGGCCATTGTGACCTGCAAAACGGTTGAGGTGTACGCTGATGAACGTGGGTTGTTCGACATGCCAAAAGCCCGGTTTACCGGTGACC from Klebsiella sp. WP3-W18-ESBL-02 includes the following:
- a CDS encoding phage baseplate assembly protein V, which gives rise to MSEQAFQRLIAPVMRRLRLMIGRAVVTLVNDSLKMQNLQVTSLDDGPLDDVERPLQYGQISVPLAGSEAIMVSLGGDTDSAVALVVDDRRYRPVGLVAGDSGLYHYEGHRIRLTKDGRAIVTCKTVEVYADERGLFDMPKARFTGDLEVDKNLQVKGKTELQGEATAPDIIVDGKSTKDHVHEEHDGPLTKEMQ